Proteins from a single region of Blastopirellula marina:
- a CDS encoding SGNH/GDSL hydrolase family protein — protein MTDPSNKRKRRRRWFGLIACLLGTLLGVVAGEIALRVYVGMRGWTANCYATGAVFFVPDPVTGKTLRPGLRLKSSTYDIDVNSLGFRGPEIKVAKTPGTQRIVVMGGSSVFGYVVPGKDSASGQLGAILSQQLQQAGCDQPVEVINAGVPSFTLAQCLGRFKTQVAPLKPDIVVLYLGWNDIPLLISEEQDQPLPQAPGWMERTLAHSTLYGVFRYRLFPPPNPQFAPPPSVSTQIVPESAERFRETMTAMIEAIRESGATPVISTQVMAAGSECDSLDKYLGETPEQIAHNAELGKWLTSEIRQRAQKHEVRLIDTAAAVPCSEEVLGDAIHLTAHGHQLVAEAWAAGLTPLLCDANAAKQPEQVEVP, from the coding sequence ATGACCGATCCCAGTAACAAGCGTAAACGCCGTCGAAGATGGTTCGGTCTGATCGCATGTCTATTGGGCACGCTACTGGGCGTCGTCGCTGGCGAAATCGCCTTGCGGGTATACGTTGGCATGCGTGGATGGACTGCCAACTGTTACGCCACCGGTGCCGTCTTCTTCGTCCCCGATCCCGTCACCGGCAAGACCCTACGACCTGGGTTGCGGCTGAAGTCCTCGACTTACGACATCGACGTCAACTCGCTCGGCTTTCGCGGCCCTGAGATTAAAGTCGCCAAGACCCCAGGCACCCAGCGGATTGTGGTGATGGGGGGATCGAGCGTGTTCGGCTACGTGGTCCCTGGCAAGGATAGCGCCAGCGGGCAGTTGGGAGCGATCCTCTCGCAGCAGCTTCAGCAAGCTGGCTGCGACCAGCCAGTCGAAGTCATCAACGCTGGCGTCCCCAGCTTTACACTGGCGCAGTGTCTCGGGCGTTTCAAAACACAAGTTGCGCCGCTGAAGCCAGACATCGTGGTGCTTTACCTGGGATGGAACGATATTCCTCTGTTGATCTCGGAAGAGCAGGACCAACCTCTTCCGCAAGCTCCCGGCTGGATGGAACGGACGCTCGCCCATAGCACGTTGTACGGAGTATTTCGTTACCGTTTGTTTCCGCCCCCTAATCCGCAGTTCGCTCCGCCTCCGTCCGTATCGACCCAGATCGTGCCGGAGTCAGCCGAGCGGTTCCGCGAAACGATGACCGCGATGATCGAGGCCATTCGCGAAAGCGGTGCCACGCCGGTGATTTCAACGCAGGTCATGGCCGCCGGCAGTGAGTGTGATTCGCTCGACAAGTACCTCGGCGAAACGCCAGAGCAGATTGCCCATAATGCGGAACTGGGTAAATGGCTAACCAGCGAAATTCGCCAACGGGCCCAGAAGCACGAGGTACGCTTGATCGACACGGCCGCCGCGGTACCGTGCAGTGAAGAGGTGCTGGGTGATGCGATTCACTTGACCGCCCATGGTCACCAGTTGGTGGCCGAAGCGTGGGCCGCAGGGCTCACGCCGCTCTTGTGTGACGCAAACGCAGCCAAGCAGCCAGAACAAGTTGAGGTGCCATGA